One region of Candidatus Palauibacter australiensis genomic DNA includes:
- a CDS encoding transketolase yields MNETRTVEAVSGSAAPGADLSVESQSIDTIRTLAMDAVQRAGSGHPGTAMALAPVAYSLWMRHMRYSPQDPGWFGRDRFVLSAGHAAIL; encoded by the coding sequence TTGAACGAGACAAGGACCGTCGAAGCCGTTTCCGGGTCCGCCGCTCCGGGCGCGGATCTTTCCGTAGAATCCCAGTCCATCGACACCATCCGCACGCTCGCCATGGACGCCGTGCAGCGAGCCGGCTCCGGGCATCCCGGCACCGCGATGGCGCTCGCCCCGGTGGCGTACAGCCTGTGGATGCGCCACATGCGGTACAGCCCGCAAGACCCCGGCTGGTTCGGTCGGGACCGGTTCGTGCTCTCGGCCGGACACGCCGCGATCCTCC
- a CDS encoding RsmE family RNA methyltransferase, with protein MSDPTFLAESLASLEAGARAELASDDVSHIRAARLRPGGRLTVTDGAGSRWEAELVALDRRRASCRLLAPLPPEPALPLHLWAPVANRDRSLWLVEKVVELGAATVTWIDWERSRSVADAGRSEGFLRRADGRARAALKQSGRSWLPRLTGSLMPEEALYHHHGAGWLADAEGRPWLSAGIARRREWRHAVTGLTVAVGPEGGLTNPERRGCVEAGFELVSLSPAALRFETAAVVAVAAAAAMLADNENEADDEGTT; from the coding sequence GTGAGCGATCCGACGTTCTTAGCCGAGAGCCTTGCGAGCCTGGAAGCCGGCGCTCGGGCCGAGCTCGCGAGCGACGACGTGAGCCATATCCGTGCCGCCCGGCTCCGCCCCGGTGGCCGTCTCACGGTCACCGACGGCGCCGGAAGCCGCTGGGAGGCGGAACTCGTTGCGCTGGACCGGCGTCGCGCCAGCTGCCGGCTGCTCGCTCCCCTTCCGCCGGAGCCCGCGCTCCCACTGCACCTCTGGGCCCCCGTGGCGAATCGCGACCGTTCCCTGTGGCTCGTCGAGAAGGTCGTGGAGCTGGGCGCCGCCACGGTCACGTGGATCGATTGGGAGCGGTCGCGCTCCGTGGCCGACGCCGGGCGCTCCGAGGGCTTTCTGCGGCGGGCGGACGGCCGCGCCAGGGCGGCGCTGAAGCAATCGGGTCGCAGTTGGCTCCCCCGGCTGACGGGGTCCCTGATGCCGGAGGAGGCGCTCTACCACCACCACGGAGCCGGGTGGCTGGCCGACGCGGAAGGACGGCCCTGGCTCTCCGCCGGGATCGCCCGCCGCCGGGAGTGGCGACACGCCGTGACCGGGTTGACCGTCGCGGTGGGGCCGGAGGGAGGCCTGACGAATCCGGAGCGACGTGGCTGCGTGGAGGCGGGCTTCGAACTCGTTTCGCTGAGTCCTGCCGCGTTGAGGTTCGAGACCGCCGCGGTGGTCGCCGTGGCGGCGGCAGCGGCGATGCTGGCGGACAACGAAAACGAGGCAGACGACGAGGGGACGACATGA
- a CDS encoding HIT domain-containing protein, with the protein MIDCVFCGIASGAVEATIVAEADDWVAFRDLEPQAPVHVLVIPRAHISSLSTLSEGPLGTQLLRACAAVADAEGLDGGYRVVTNVGADGGQAVPHLHFHVLGRRRMGWPPG; encoded by the coding sequence ATGATCGACTGCGTATTCTGCGGCATCGCTTCGGGGGCGGTCGAGGCCACGATCGTCGCCGAGGCGGACGATTGGGTGGCGTTCCGGGATCTCGAACCCCAGGCGCCGGTGCACGTGCTCGTCATCCCGCGGGCGCACATCTCGAGCCTCTCGACTCTCTCGGAAGGGCCGCTCGGAACCCAGCTTCTTCGCGCTTGCGCGGCCGTGGCGGACGCGGAGGGGCTGGACGGCGGGTATCGCGTCGTCACGAATGTCGGTGCCGATGGCGGCCAGGCCGTGCCTCACCTGCACTTCCATGTGCTCGGCCGGCGCCGCATGGGCTGGCCGCCCGGGTAA
- a CDS encoding Smr/MutS family protein has translation MDHALRVIEFDRVLAAVGERAVSEAGRSAVHGLRPLPDAASARRSLAAVHELRELIGSRDGWALDQIAPLDGALRRLAIEDAALEPLQLLACGQVMAVARAVRRLEARLDPDGLPAEHVSRLWGEAALEKRIARTFDATGAIADGASPELRRIRRALATRRGRLVDELTRYARSLPERVRVPDASVTVRSGRYCIPVRREGKGIAGGLVHDASASRRTLFVEPSRAIEAMNEIRELELGEAREVDRILRDLSSAVRARATELAVSYAALVELDSLRARALFADEMDAAPPAFVEAGGEGIHIRGARHPLLALDAGGAVPFNLDLLASERVLLVSGPNAGGKTVFLKTLGLLCALSQSGILPPLGAGSRIPFFRRFFAVIGDEQSIEASLSTFGAQARNLAEILHEAGDRDMVLFDEIGSATDPAEGGALAAASLRRLARQARLTVATTHLGDLKRLADGKAAVVNASLEFDGTRLEPTYGLVRDRPGRSYALVIAARLGVPDDVLADARDRLGPEHVSLDALLARLEAERGEVEDLRAQLERRAGETAERERDLASRETALADSERAAGRRREAERLAVLREARERVEAAISRLEAEFAAGDEARRREAKRVARGEVERALRASSRALRALGESAPPSADQAVGVGDTVRWDASDRPARLVEIREDRGVIEVGELRLTVPLGELTPHSAPASRSVGSAGVREAGGRPERRPDFNVATEVDLRGLRVDEVEGTLNPAVDAAAVGDLPWLRIIHGKGTGALRQRVGQLLAADPRIRRFRTGEPNEGGTGVTVVEFE, from the coding sequence GTGGATCACGCGCTCCGGGTCATCGAGTTCGACCGCGTGCTGGCGGCGGTCGGCGAACGCGCCGTGTCGGAAGCGGGTCGCTCCGCGGTGCACGGGCTCCGGCCGCTGCCGGATGCGGCATCGGCGCGCCGCTCGCTCGCGGCCGTGCACGAACTTCGGGAACTCATCGGGAGCCGGGACGGATGGGCGCTGGACCAGATCGCGCCGCTGGACGGGGCTCTCCGGCGGCTCGCGATCGAAGACGCGGCGCTGGAGCCGCTTCAGTTGCTCGCGTGCGGACAGGTCATGGCCGTCGCACGCGCCGTGCGGCGACTGGAGGCGCGACTCGATCCCGATGGCCTCCCGGCGGAGCACGTGAGCCGGTTGTGGGGAGAGGCGGCCCTCGAGAAACGGATTGCGCGCACCTTCGATGCGACGGGAGCGATCGCGGATGGCGCCTCCCCGGAGCTTCGGCGCATCCGCCGCGCGCTCGCGACCCGGCGCGGCCGGCTCGTTGACGAACTCACGCGATACGCCCGATCGCTCCCGGAACGCGTCCGTGTGCCCGACGCCTCGGTCACCGTCCGAAGCGGTCGCTACTGCATCCCGGTCCGCCGCGAGGGCAAGGGGATTGCGGGCGGTCTCGTGCACGACGCGTCCGCCAGTCGCCGGACCCTGTTCGTCGAGCCGTCGCGCGCCATCGAGGCGATGAATGAGATCCGGGAACTGGAACTCGGCGAAGCCCGCGAGGTAGACCGGATTCTGCGGGACCTTTCCTCTGCCGTGCGCGCCCGCGCGACCGAACTCGCCGTTTCGTACGCCGCGCTCGTGGAGTTGGACTCGCTGCGCGCCCGCGCGCTCTTCGCGGACGAGATGGACGCGGCGCCCCCGGCCTTCGTCGAGGCGGGGGGCGAGGGGATCCACATCCGCGGCGCTCGCCATCCTCTGCTTGCCCTCGATGCCGGCGGAGCGGTCCCGTTCAACCTCGACCTCTTGGCGAGCGAACGCGTCCTTCTCGTGTCGGGTCCCAACGCGGGGGGAAAGACGGTGTTTCTCAAGACGCTGGGCCTTCTGTGCGCGCTCTCGCAGAGCGGGATCCTGCCACCGCTGGGCGCCGGAAGCCGGATCCCCTTCTTCCGTCGCTTCTTTGCGGTCATCGGGGACGAACAGTCGATCGAAGCGTCGCTCTCCACCTTCGGCGCCCAAGCGCGTAACCTGGCCGAGATTCTGCACGAGGCCGGAGACCGGGACATGGTCCTCTTCGACGAGATCGGCAGCGCCACGGATCCGGCCGAGGGGGGCGCGCTTGCGGCGGCATCGCTGCGGCGGCTGGCGCGGCAGGCGCGTCTGACGGTGGCCACGACCCACCTCGGCGACCTGAAGCGTCTCGCCGACGGGAAGGCCGCGGTCGTGAACGCCTCGCTGGAATTCGATGGGACGCGCCTCGAACCGACGTACGGTCTGGTCAGGGACCGGCCCGGCCGTAGCTACGCGCTGGTCATCGCCGCGCGACTGGGGGTCCCGGATGACGTCCTTGCCGATGCGCGCGACCGGCTTGGGCCGGAGCACGTCTCGCTGGACGCGCTCCTCGCCCGCCTCGAAGCCGAACGGGGCGAGGTCGAGGACCTGCGGGCCCAACTCGAGCGCCGCGCCGGGGAGACGGCCGAGCGTGAACGCGACCTCGCGTCCAGGGAGACCGCCCTGGCCGATTCGGAGCGCGCCGCCGGTCGCAGGCGGGAGGCGGAGCGGCTCGCGGTGCTGCGCGAGGCGCGCGAGCGAGTGGAGGCCGCGATCTCACGCCTCGAAGCCGAATTCGCCGCGGGGGATGAGGCGCGCCGCCGAGAGGCGAAGCGGGTCGCGCGCGGAGAGGTGGAGCGGGCGCTCCGGGCGTCTTCGCGCGCGCTTCGTGCGCTGGGCGAGTCGGCGCCTCCGTCGGCGGATCAGGCCGTCGGAGTCGGCGACACCGTCCGCTGGGACGCGTCCGACCGACCCGCGCGCCTCGTCGAAATCCGGGAGGATCGCGGCGTCATCGAGGTGGGCGAACTGCGGCTGACGGTACCGCTGGGGGAGCTGACGCCCCATTCTGCACCGGCGAGCCGTTCGGTCGGGTCGGCCGGGGTCCGGGAAGCCGGCGGGCGGCCGGAACGTCGACCGGACTTCAACGTCGCCACTGAGGTCGATCTCAGGGGCCTGCGCGTCGACGAAGTGGAGGGGACGCTCAACCCGGCCGTCGATGCGGCCGCGGTCGGAGACCTCCCGTGGCTCAGGATCATCCACGGAAAGGGAACGGGCGCGCTGAGGCAGAGGGTCGGGCAACTGCTCGCCGCGGACCCGCGGATCCGGCGCTTCAGAACCGGTGAACCGAACGAAGGGGGCACGGGCGTCACGGTCGTGGAATTCGAGTGA
- the dnaG gene encoding DNA primase, whose amino-acid sequence MVSDSLVEDIRARADILEILGEYVQLRRSGKSYRGPCPLHGGDGPNFSVDPQRQIFKCFVCGEGGDVFGFLMKHLGLDFPEAVRHVGAKVGIEVPHREERREDPYAPLRGVLAFAAEWFQGRLREPAGAGARDYIQGRGLTLEEALDFGLGYAEDEWRAFRSAAARHGIEERTLLDLGLLATSERAEEPYDRFRGRLMFTIHDLRDRPIGFGGRILDAASDAPKYINSPESPVFHKGEELYGLNRARHAMRREDCAAIAEGFTDVIALHRAGLGFAVAGLGTSFTADQARRIGRYTKRAYLLYDSDPAGLRATFRTGDILLAAGIHPMVVSLPSGEDPDSLIRRDGPAAIRQLLDDAVDLLERKLQILRREGYLDRVEGRRRAVDGLLSTLRAVSDPALRDIYVDRAVEGLGIRRDTLVDEIARLERSRLQRRPPAASAGRPRRAPSPASRTEHDLLLLLVRDPALTRQAVRVGLLPGHMSDPRGRELFEILSAASDEGVDSPDWTSVSDAAGELAKTLRESDRELPDTARVFDAVVRRLLYRRHRERIEEIGRAIELAEPEQQRRLLGEKQELVRELRAAGESGAFMPAAETKRPSKPTTATQR is encoded by the coding sequence GTGGTGAGCGACAGCCTCGTCGAGGACATCCGCGCGCGGGCGGACATCCTCGAGATCCTGGGGGAGTACGTCCAGCTTCGAAGATCGGGGAAGAGCTACCGCGGACCCTGCCCCCTGCACGGCGGAGACGGCCCGAACTTCTCCGTCGACCCTCAGCGCCAGATCTTCAAGTGCTTCGTCTGCGGTGAGGGCGGGGATGTCTTCGGTTTCCTGATGAAGCACCTCGGCCTCGACTTCCCGGAGGCGGTGCGCCACGTGGGCGCGAAGGTCGGGATAGAGGTCCCGCACCGGGAGGAGCGCCGCGAGGATCCGTATGCGCCGCTGCGCGGAGTGCTGGCCTTCGCGGCCGAGTGGTTCCAGGGCCGGCTGCGCGAGCCGGCCGGCGCCGGCGCGCGCGACTACATCCAGGGGCGCGGACTGACACTGGAGGAGGCGCTCGACTTCGGGCTGGGCTACGCGGAGGACGAGTGGCGGGCGTTCCGCTCGGCCGCGGCTCGACACGGGATTGAGGAGCGGACGCTGCTCGACCTCGGGCTTCTCGCGACGAGCGAGAGGGCGGAGGAGCCGTACGACCGTTTTCGCGGGCGTCTCATGTTCACGATCCACGACCTGCGCGACCGGCCGATCGGCTTCGGCGGCCGCATCCTCGACGCCGCCTCCGACGCGCCCAAGTACATCAACTCGCCCGAATCCCCCGTCTTCCACAAGGGGGAAGAGCTGTACGGACTCAACCGGGCCCGACACGCGATGCGGCGCGAGGACTGCGCGGCGATCGCGGAAGGGTTCACCGATGTCATCGCGCTGCACCGGGCCGGCCTCGGCTTTGCGGTCGCCGGGCTGGGGACGTCCTTCACCGCGGACCAGGCGCGCCGCATCGGCCGATACACGAAGCGGGCCTACCTGCTCTACGACAGCGACCCCGCCGGGCTGCGGGCGACGTTCCGAACCGGGGACATTCTCCTCGCCGCCGGGATCCACCCGATGGTCGTATCGCTCCCCTCCGGCGAAGATCCTGATTCGCTCATCCGCCGGGACGGTCCGGCGGCCATCCGGCAGCTGCTGGACGACGCGGTGGACCTTCTCGAGCGTAAGCTCCAGATCCTTCGCCGCGAGGGGTATCTCGACCGGGTGGAGGGGCGCCGCCGCGCGGTGGATGGCCTGCTCAGCACTCTGAGGGCGGTCTCCGATCCGGCGCTCCGCGACATCTACGTGGACCGGGCGGTGGAAGGACTGGGAATACGGCGCGACACGCTCGTGGATGAGATCGCCCGCCTCGAACGTTCCCGGCTCCAACGCCGTCCCCCCGCAGCCAGCGCGGGACGCCCCCGTCGCGCGCCATCCCCCGCCTCGCGGACGGAGCACGATCTACTTCTGCTGCTTGTGCGCGACCCGGCGCTCACGCGGCAGGCGGTGCGCGTCGGGCTCCTGCCCGGCCACATGTCCGACCCGCGGGGCCGCGAGCTGTTCGAGATCCTGTCGGCCGCATCGGACGAGGGGGTCGATTCTCCCGACTGGACATCCGTCTCCGACGCGGCCGGGGAACTGGCGAAGACGCTGCGGGAGTCCGACCGGGAGCTTCCGGACACTGCCCGGGTATTCGACGCTGTAGTGCGTCGCCTCCTCTATCGAAGGCATCGTGAACGGATCGAGGAGATCGGCCGCGCGATCGAGCTTGCGGAGCCGGAGCAGCAACGTCGATTGTTGGGCGAGAAGCAGGAACTCGTGCGCGAACTTCGTGCCGCGGGCGAGTCGGGGGCGTTCATGCCGGCGGCGGAGACGAAACGCCCCTCCAAGCCGACTACGGCCACGCAGCGATGA
- the rsmD gene encoding 16S rRNA (guanine(966)-N(2))-methyltransferase RsmD — translation MRLRIIAGDLGGRFIEAPPGRRTRPTAERVREAWFSALAGAVDGARVADLYAGSGALGIEALSRGAAHVHFIESDRRAVAMLRRNVATLDLVDRSRVVRHDAIGWVDGLNEMGDVPGPGATLDLVFADPPYASTGGARLVERFRARPFASQLWIEHRPDAEWAAAADWTREYGDTCVSRFRAPADASTRTL, via the coding sequence TTGAGGCTTCGCATCATCGCGGGCGATCTGGGCGGCCGGTTCATCGAAGCGCCCCCTGGACGGCGCACCCGGCCGACGGCGGAGCGGGTGCGGGAGGCCTGGTTCTCCGCGCTCGCGGGCGCTGTCGATGGGGCCCGGGTCGCCGATCTCTACGCCGGCTCCGGGGCCTTGGGGATCGAGGCGCTGTCGCGAGGAGCGGCGCACGTCCATTTTATCGAGTCGGATCGTCGGGCGGTGGCGATGCTGCGCCGCAACGTGGCGACGCTCGATCTCGTAGACCGATCCCGGGTGGTGCGGCACGATGCCATCGGCTGGGTCGACGGTCTGAACGAAATGGGCGACGTGCCCGGCCCGGGCGCGACTCTCGATCTGGTCTTCGCGGATCCACCGTATGCGTCCACCGGCGGCGCGCGGCTGGTCGAACGCTTCCGAGCCCGTCCGTTCGCCTCGCAGTTGTGGATCGAGCACCGTCCGGACGCGGAATGGGCGGCGGCGGCCGACTGGACGAGGGAATACGGTGACACCTGTGTCAGCCGGTTCCGGGCTCCGGCCGACGCGTCAACCCGAACACTCTGA
- the coaD gene encoding pantetheine-phosphate adenylyltransferase: MNNAVAVYPGSFDPLTVGHEDIVRRSLGVVERLIVAVAETATQAKSGLFEIEERVDLIREVFADEPRIEATSFSGLLVDFARSREARIIVRGLRAVSDFEYEFQMALMNRSLWPEVEVLFMAPSTRHTFLSSSLVREVGRLGGDVTDFVSPVVKARMDRAFGRDAATHR; encoded by the coding sequence ATGAACAATGCCGTCGCCGTGTACCCCGGGTCGTTCGACCCGCTGACGGTCGGACACGAGGACATCGTGCGCAGGAGTCTGGGGGTCGTCGAGCGACTGATCGTCGCCGTGGCGGAGACGGCCACGCAGGCAAAGTCGGGACTGTTCGAGATCGAGGAACGCGTCGATCTGATCCGCGAAGTGTTTGCGGACGAACCCCGGATCGAGGCGACGTCCTTCTCTGGCCTGCTCGTGGATTTTGCGCGCTCCCGCGAGGCTCGGATCATCGTCCGCGGGCTGCGGGCCGTGAGCGACTTCGAGTACGAGTTCCAGATGGCGCTCATGAACCGCTCGCTCTGGCCGGAGGTCGAAGTGCTCTTCATGGCGCCCTCCACGCGCCACACGTTCCTGAGTTCCTCGCTTGTGCGCGAAGTCGGACGTCTGGGCGGAGACGTGACGGACTTCGTGAGCCCCGTCGTGAAGGCCCGCATGGACCGTGCCTTCGGGCGAGACGCAGCAACCCACAGGTGA